ACTCATGAGAGTCGATCATAATGTTGTAAAAAAGGGAAAGATAATTGATCCTTATAGAATCGATGCCTCATTACCAACAATTAATTATATTATTGACCAGGGAGCTAAACTGGTTTTAATGTCCCATGTAGGGCGTCCCAAAAACAAGGCAACCGGAGAAATAGAAATATCTGAAAAAAGCTCAGTTATCCCTATCGTGGAATACTTGAAAGCAAAAGGTATCAGGATAAAAGCTCTTGATATGGCAACTCAAGGTAAATATGGGATAGAGTATTTAGATAGTGAAATAGTTGCAAATGCCTTCAAAAATGATAAACTTCAGGCTGTATATTTACCAAATACCCGCTGGTTCAAAGGTGAAGAAGCCAAAGATGAAAGCAGGGAAATACTGGGAAAAGAACTGGCAGATATTGCCGATATATTTGTAAATGATGCATTCGGCTCCTGGCAGCCCCATGCTTCCACGATAATTCCGGCAAAACTTATTCCTGCCTATGCCGGAATATTAATGCAAAAGGAAGTTCATCATCTGGATAGCGTTCTCAATCCGCAAAAACCGTTTGTTGCTGTTGTCGCCGGCTCAAAATTTGATACTAAGATACAGCCATTATCTGCTTTATTAAAAAGAGCTGACTACCTGATGTTGGGCGGAGTGATCTATAATGCCTATCTTTGCGTGAAATATGGAGTACAGATAGCTGGTGTGAGTGAGGAAGATCAGCTCGCTGCCCATGATTTTGTGGAATTAACCAGCAAGTATCCGGGAAAGATAATTGAGCCACGCTTTATAATCGAATCAGATAGCCTGGAAGGCAAATTTGAAGGTAAATATCGCACAATTGATATCAATAATCTCAAAGAAGGCAAAAAATTAAATTACATCCTTGATATTGATAAAGCTTCTTTCCAGCAGGATGATATCAAAACCATCTTTGCCAAGGCAGGCACATTCTTTGTGAATGCTGTGATGGGATTTACTCCTCACTTCACGGATGGCACGATTGCTTTGGACTTAGGGATTGATGCTAATCATCAAGCAGTAAAGCTTTTCGGTGGTGGGGATACCCTGCAGGAATTTAATACTTTATTGCCTGAAATCTACCAGCAGGCTCTTCAAGATGAACTTTATTATTTCTTCACAGGTGGTGGCACAATATTAAAAGCCATATCAGAAGGCTCTGCCTGGGGACTGGAACCGGTCAAAATTCTCAAAGCCTGAAAAACATCATTTCCTGCCCATAAAATATGTAATTATCAATTATCAGGAGGAAATCAGTAAATCCCCTGATAATTGCACTCGAAACGACACAACAAAAAAATGTGGTGTCGTTTCGAGTGCAAAATGAGTAATGGTGACTTATGATTGGTAATGATTTGAATTAAGGTTGAAACTAATTTGGATGAAAACCTGGGGAAAGGGGATGTAAATAGTTGATAATTTATTATTTAGCAAGTAATTAGTCATCAATTAAGCAGATCTGCTCCTACTACTAGGCAAATTTAAACGAGAAAAAAGTCAAAATACAGAAAAAAATAGTGTAACCAGATAAGCTGGTTGCGTTGAACAAAGTATAATGCGTTATTTATTTTACGGGGGTAATTTATGAGCGTTAATACAGAAATCCTGCTTGACAAATACAAGGTAGACAAAGAAAAGCCTTACTATTGTAGAATTTATATCCAAAGAATAAATTAAGGAGTTTTATTCATGATCAGATTGGAAAACTTAGTAAAAGATTATGGGACTGTCAGAGCAGTTGATCATATCAATTTTGAGATTCATGATGGTGAGATCCTGGGTTTCCTGGGACCTAATGGAGCCGGGAAATCTACCACATTGAAGATGATCACCTGTTATCTTTCACCCACCAAGGGGAACATTCACGTAGATGGAGATAACGTGATAGAGAATTCCCTGGAAATAAGAAAGCGGATAGGTTATCTTCCTGAGCAGAATCCGCTATACGCAGAAATGCTGGTATATGATTATCTCAAATTTGTAGCAGAAATCCGGCAGGTGAAGAATTTCAAAGCCCGATTAAAGGAAATCATTGAATTGTGTGGTCTTCATGGAGTAGTGCAGAAACCAATTCAGACTCTTTCCAAGGGTTACAAGCAGAGAGTGGGAATAGCCCAGGCGATAATTCATGATCCTGAAATTCTGATCCTTGATGAGCCCACCAGCGGCCTTGATCCTAATCAGATAGTTGAGATCAGAGAGCTGATCAAAGAACTTGGTAAAGCAAAAACATTGATCATATCCAGTCATATTCTTCAGGAAGTTCAAGCAGTGTGCGACAGAATTGTGATTATCCATGAAGGAAAAATAGTTGCTGATGGTTCATCAGATCAGCTTAAGGCAGATATGAATAAAAGAATGACAGTGAAGCTTCAATTAACTGCCAACTCAGAAGAGATAGAGGAAATGTTAAATTTACTGGGAAATATCAAACTGATAAAATTGAATCAAGGTAATGAGGTAACAGATGTTGTACTGGAATTTGACAGTATAGTTGATCGCAGACCTGATATCTTTAATTATATGAAAAAGAAGGACTGGGCTCTTTTTGAAATGC
This is a stretch of genomic DNA from Candidatus Stygibacter australis. It encodes these proteins:
- a CDS encoding ATP-binding cassette domain-containing protein, with product MIRLENLVKDYGTVRAVDHINFEIHDGEILGFLGPNGAGKSTTLKMITCYLSPTKGNIHVDGDNVIENSLEIRKRIGYLPEQNPLYAEMLVYDYLKFVAEIRQVKNFKARLKEIIELCGLHGVVQKPIQTLSKGYKQRVGIAQAIIHDPEILILDEPTSGLDPNQIVEIRELIKELGKAKTLIISSHILQEVQAVCDRIVIIHEGKIVADGSSDQLKADMNKRMTVKLQLTANSEEIEEMLNLLGNIKLIKLNQGNEVTDVVLEFDSIVDRRPDIFNYMKKKDWALFEMHRDDVSLEAVFRKLTVDGGK
- a CDS encoding phosphoglycerate kinase: MSKLKKIQDADLKGKIVLMRVDHNVVKKGKIIDPYRIDASLPTINYIIDQGAKLVLMSHVGRPKNKATGEIEISEKSSVIPIVEYLKAKGIRIKALDMATQGKYGIEYLDSEIVANAFKNDKLQAVYLPNTRWFKGEEAKDESREILGKELADIADIFVNDAFGSWQPHASTIIPAKLIPAYAGILMQKEVHHLDSVLNPQKPFVAVVAGSKFDTKIQPLSALLKRADYLMLGGVIYNAYLCVKYGVQIAGVSEEDQLAAHDFVELTSKYPGKIIEPRFIIESDSLEGKFEGKYRTIDINNLKEGKKLNYILDIDKASFQQDDIKTIFAKAGTFFVNAVMGFTPHFTDGTIALDLGIDANHQAVKLFGGGDTLQEFNTLLPEIYQQALQDELYYFFTGGGTILKAISEGSAWGLEPVKILKA